TCGTCACGCTTTGGTAGATAATTATCGCTGTCAATAGTCCTTTCTTCGTGATAGTAACTTGGCTGGACATTTTGTCCTCCTGTTAGGATGAGTTTGTCAATAAGATGGATATAATATTTTGCCACATCAGGCTCTGTAACAGGAAGGATGAGTGGGAGTCCGCCAGCATCTTCAATAGCTTGTACGAGGCAAGTCTGGGTATAAGAAAGCAGGGGTTCTGTATGATCCCCTGTTTTATATTCATTTCCAGAAATACCAATAACTGGTTTTTTCATTGCTTATCCTTTTCGCATAAAGTAGAGTAGTGTTTGTAATTCACTAGTCAAATCAACATACTGAACAACGACATCTTTTGGGACAGACAAGTTAACTGGCGAAAAGCTCAGAATCCCCTTAACACCAGCTTCAACAAGAATATCGGTCACTTCTTGCGCCTTGACGCTGGGTACCGTTAGAATGGCTGTCTGAGAGTTTGCTTCGCTGATACGTTCCTTGATTTCTGAGATTGCATGGATTGGGATATTTTCATCTGTCGTTCCAACAGCTGGATTATCATCTGCTTCAAAAGCCATGACTATTTTCATTTTATTTCGTTCGTGGAAGCGATAGTGTAGCAAGGCCCGCCCCATATTCCCGACTCCAACAAGCATAACATTGGTGATGGAGGTATCATTTAGAATATCCGCAAAGAAATCCATCAACTCTTTGACATTGTAGCCAAAGCCACGACGACCAAGCTCTCCAAAATAGGAAAAATCTCGGCGGACGGTAGCCGAATCGATTCCGATAGCTTCAGCAATTTCTTTTGAACTAGCTTTTTCAATATTTCCTGCATAGAAACGTTTAAAAATGCGATAGTAGAGGGATAGACGTTTGGCAGTTGCGCGTGGAATATCAGATTTTTTATCGTTTTTCACTTTAGACTCCTTTATTTCGATAGAATACGCTTTATCGATTATTTATATATTAAACAGTTCTTTATTCTATTCTAGTCCAAGTTTGTGAAAAAATCAACAGATTGATTTTAAAAAAAGATTAAACAGGAAACTGTCTAATCTAGTGTTTGTAAATAGCGATAGAGATCCCCGATTGTCCCTTTGTAATCCAGAGCTTGTCCGTCTTGTGTAATGCTGGTAACTGGATAATAGTCTGGGAGGGTTAAGCAACCGGAAAAAGCCAGAATGGCTGCATCTTTATTCTCAAATGTTTGGATACGTTCTTGCTTGTAAGCGTCAAGATAGTGAATTTCAATCATACTAACCCTCTTTTGTAAAGATGTCACGGTCAATCAAGCTATCCATGAGGAAATAGAATTTTTCTTGAATAACCTTGTTACTTTCTGGCTTAAAGATGTTTACCAGATGAAGACCAGACTTGTCGGTAATGTTAATTTTAAAACCAGTTAGGTCTTGATTGATAATAATTTTCAAGAGGAATCCTTGGTTTGAATTTGGAATTTCTTCCAGAAGACGTGTAAGCTGATAGTGACCTGCTTTGCTTTGTTCAAAGGTGTTATCACGGAGTGTATATTTTTTGATAGCAGGGCTAATGTGATAAGTAAAATTACAATCTTTTAAGGTAACTGATTGTTGGAATGCCATTTTAACCTCCAAGTATTTTCTTTAGTTCGATGATAAGAGTATCTATCTCTTCTTTTGTATTGATTTCAGATAGGCTGATACGAATGGATTCTTTCAGACGATGGGAGTCTTTTCCATACATAGCTTCTAAAACATGGCTATTTTGGACAACACCTGCCGTACATGCGGAACCGCTAGAAACAGCGATACCTGCCAAATCTAGTTGCATGAGTAGTTGTTCATTAAGTTTACCAGGAAAACCGATATTAAGGACATGAGGGAGATGAGGTCCAGCCTGATTGAGATAATAGTCTAAGCCAGACAATCCCTTGATAATATGTTGTCGCAGTTCACTGACATGCTTATGATGCGTATCTAAGGACTCATATTGTTCTGTTAGGGCAGTAGCCATAGCAGCAATAGCAGGGAGATTCTCAGTACCTGCTCGATGTTGCTGTTCCTGCTTTCCGCCGTGGATCAAGGAATCAAATTTATGAACTTTACTATACAGGAATCCCATTCCCTTTGGACCATGGAATTTATGGGCAGAGGCCGCGAGGAAGTCAATTCCGTAGTCAGAGGGAGAAATTGCAATTTTTCCAATTGCTTGGACAGCATCTACATGAAAGACGGCCTGATGATCGGCTAGGAGCTTTCCAATTTCCTTGATGGGAAGTAGCTGACCGGTCTCATTGTTAGCAAACATGACGCTGACTAAAATAGTATCTGGTCGAAGGGCATCCTGAATTTGTTGAGCGGTGATTACTTGATCGACTGGTTGGATATAGGTTACCTCGAACCCAAACCGCTCCTCTAGATATTGCATGGTATGGAGGACAGCATGGTGTTCGATAGCCGTAGTAATCAGGTGTTTTCCTTTGGATTGATGTGCAAGTGCATAGCCTTGAATAGCTAAAGTATCAGCTTCGGAGCCTCCAGATGTGAAAATAATTTGTTCAGGAGAGGCGGAGAGAATCTGAGCAATCTCTTGACGACTTTGTCTAAGAGATTGATTGGCTTTTCGACCGCTTTGATGGATACTGGAGGGGTTTCCATAATTTTCTTGAGCCACTTCGATCATCCGTTGGAGTGCAGCAGGAGATAGAGCAGTGGTTGCTGCATTATCTAAATAAATCAAAGAGTTTACTCCTAGTTTTCTTTTTCAGGACTAGTAAATTTGAAAAGTGGGCTGAGTGGCTGATGTTCTTGGATGCGGTGGATGGCATCTGCAATCAAGTCACTAGCTGTTAGGAAGGCGATATTTTTAGGATGCTGTTCTTTGCTTGCAACAGAATCGGTAACTAATATTTCTTTGATTGGTGCTTCATCTAAGAGTTGGGCTGCAGTTCCCGCAAAGAGGCCATGGCTGGCAACTGCATAAATTTCAGTAGCACCACCTTCTTGGACAATTTTTGAAGCTTGTGAGAAAGTGCGACCAGTATTGAGAATATCGTCCACCAAAATAGCTTTTTTACCAGCAACATCACCAATAATATAGCCTTCAGAACGTTCAGAATCATCTTGAGCGTAGTCGATAATCGCAATCGGTGCATTTAGAAATTCAGCGATATTACGAGCTCGTTTGATACCAGAATTTTTAGGACTCACAATGACGACATCTTCTCCGCAGAGTCCTTTTTCCATGTAGTAGGCTGCAAAAAGTGGTTCTGTAAGGAGATTGTCCACTGGAATGTCAAAGAAACCTTGAATTTGTGAAGCGTGCAAATCAAGAGTCAATACACGGTCGACACCAGCTTTAACCAGCATATTTGCAACTAATTTAGCTGTAATTGGTTCGCGTGGAGAAGCGGTACGGTCTTGGCGAGCATAGCCAAAATAAGGGATGACCGCTGTAATGGTGTTGGCACTAGCACGTTTACAAGCATCGATCATAATCAATAATTCCCACAAGTGGTTATTGACCGGATAGCTTGTTGATTGGATAATGTAGACGTCTACGCCACGTACAGATTCTTCAATGTTAATTTGAATCTCACCATCCGAAAACTGACGAGAAGACAGTTTTCCAAGAGGAATTCCAGCAGAATCAGCAATTTTTTCAGCAATATCACGGTTGCTATTGAGTGAGAATAATTTAATGTTATGTTCACCGAGTGGTTGTACCATTTTAAAGTAACTCCTTTTACACACTGAGCTTTTATGATGACATAAAAGTATTTTTTACAATAGATAGTTCTATTCTATCAAAAAAATGAAAAATTTTCAGTAGTGAAACTAAAAAATCAACCTTATTTGGCTGATTTTTTATAGTTATTTCATGTAGGCAGCTGTTCGTGCGACCTTACTACTAGCATATTTGAATTGAATTGATTTCTTCTTAAGGAATTCATCAAAAAGAATTTTCCCTGCATCTGCATCGGTCACTTCGACTTCTAATTCGTAATCTTTTTGTCCCACATAATCATTTTCATCGAGGGCCATAAGGCCTATAGATGTCTGTTTCTCATAGCGTTTTGTCGTGAGGCTACCCCAGACAGCAAGTTTATCAAGTGGAATTTCGGTTGCAGAAATAATATCAGAAATTTGTCCTGCAGGTAGTTGAAAATTTTCCAATAAATCATGAGCAGTTTGGATGTCTAGAACTTGGTTATATTCTTGATTTCCGACTTCTTGTGGAATTTTTAAGGTTAGTTCTGCTGAGTCCTCAAATGTACGAATACGGAGTGAAAAGCGGTGATTCTTCATATCTAGGTCTGGGGTATCAATGTAGTGGTTTGTTTGAAGAATTGGGCTCACATCTGAAAAGTCAGTAAGCAGGCGTTTGTATTCGGATTTGGTCAGTAAGGTTTTATACTCAATTTCAAGGTGGTTTTTCATGCAGTAAACCCTTTCAATGTGTTATAATAGATTAGTCTTTGTGTTATTCTAATACAATTTAAAAGTTTTGACAAGAAAGGGGCCGTATGGACTTTAACTGGGAAGAATTTTTAGACCCCTATATTCAGACAGTTGGTGAATTGAAAATCAAACTGCGGGGGATTCGCAAGCAGTATCGCAAGGCTAATCGGCATTCTCCAATTGAGTTTGTCACAGGACGGGTAAAACCGATTGAATCCATTAAAGAAAAAATGGCCCTGCGACATATCAAATTGGAAAATCTTGCTCAAGATATGCAAGATATTGCCGGTCTTCGGATTATGGTTCAATTTGTGGACGACATTGAAGAAGTATTAGCTATTTTGCGGAAACGCAAGGATATGCAAATTGTGCATGAACGGGATTACATCAACAATATGAAAGCCTCTGGCTACCGTTCATATCATGTGGTGATTGAGTATCCTGTGGATACTATAAATGGCAACGAGACGGTTCTGGCAGAAATCCAGATTCGAACCCTTTCCATGAATTTCTGGGCTACAATTGAACATTCTCTGAATTATAAATATAAGGGGAATTTTCCAGAAGAAATCAAGAAACGCTTGGAAGTTACAGCAAAAATTGCCTATGAATTAGATGAGGAGATGCGAAAAATCCGCAACGACATTCAAGAAGCGCAGGCCTTATTTGATCCTGCCTATCGCAAACTGAATGACGGTGTGGGCAACAGTGATGATACAGATGAAGAATACAGGTAGAAAAAAAATCGCTCTGCTCGCTAGTCGAAATCCTAAGAGCGAAGCGGTGTCCAAAGAATTATGGACAAAGTTAAAAGAAGCAAATTTTATTTTGACTCCTAAAAATCCAGATATTGTCATTTCTATCGGTGGAGATGGGATGCTTTTATCTGCTTTTCACAAATATGAAAAGTTGATTGATCGTGTACGTTTTGTAGGAATTCACACGGGTCATTTGGGGTTTTATACAGATTATCGCGATTTTGAAGTGGACAAGCTGATTGAAAATCTTAAGCTTGATACAGGTGCTAGAGTATCGTATCCGATTTTAAATGTTAAGGTCAAGATGACAGATGGCCGCATTGTCGAGGCGCGTGCCTTAAATGAGGCGACAGTAAAACGTCTTTCTAAGACCATGGTCGCAGATATTATTATTAACAATGTGCCCTTCGAACGCTTTAGAGGGGATGGAATTTCGGTTTCAACGCCAACAGGCTCAACAGCTTATAACAAGTCATTAGGTGGTGCTGTTTTACATCCAACAATCGAGGCATTGCAGATTGCAGAAGTGGCAAGTTTGAACAATCGTGTTTACCGCACCTTGGGTTCATCCGTTGTTGTCCCTAAAAAAGACAAGATTGTGATTGAACCAAAGCATAGTGACCGTTACTCGATTGCGGTAGACAATAAGACTTTTGTCTATGATAGTATTGAAAGTATAGAGTATCAGATAGACAATAGTAAGATTCATTTTGTTGCAACACCGAGTCATACTAGTTTTTGGAATCGGGTTAAGGACGCCTTTATTGGAGAGGTGGAGTAATGCGGTTTGAATTCATTGCTGACCAGCATACGAAAATAAAGACTTTCCTTAAAAAACACGGTGTCTCTAAAGGCCTATTAGCAAAGATTAAGTATACCGGCGGCAATATCTGGGTCAACGATATTGAGCAAAATGCAACTTACTTGCTTGATATTGGAGATAGGGTTACAATTGACATACCTGCTGAAGAGGATTTGACTGGTAGTTTAAAACCGATTTTCTTTCCGTTGGATATTGTCTATGAAGATGATCATTTTCTGGCGATAAATAAGCCGGTTGGCTACGCCTCCATTCCTTCTGCCTTGCATTCATCCACAATCGCAAATTTTGTAAAAGGTTATCTTATTGAGCAGAATTATGAGAATAAGCAGGTTCATATTGTGACTCGTCTGGATAGGGATACATCAGGCGTTATGCTGTTTGCCAAGCACGGCTATGCCCATGCACGACTCGATAAGCAGTTACAGGCCAAGCTTATTCATAAACGTTATTATGCTTTGGTGAAGGGGAATGGGCAGCTAGAAGAGACAGGGGATATTATTGCTCCTATCGGTCGTCCAGAAGATAGCATCATTACCCGTTGTGTGACAAAGAATGGAAAATATGCTCATACTTCCTATCGTGTTGTGCAATCGTGGGGAGATATTCATTTAGTAGATATTCAACTACATACTGGGCGGACTCATCAGATTCGTGTTCATTTTTCTCACATTGGATTTCCGTTGTTAGGAGATGATATGTATGGTGGAAGTTTGGAATGTGGGATAGAACGTCAAGCCTTACATTGTCATAATTTAGCCTTCGACAATCCTTTTTCAGCCGAAAGGATTGATTTGGAAGCACCGCTTCCTGAGGATTTTCAGGCTGTTATCAATCAGTTAATAAGTAAATAAATTTAAGGAGTTTGTTCATGAAAATTTTTGAGCAATTAGCTACAAAGCTAGAGGGTAAAAAAGTACGTATCGTATTGCCAGAAGGTGAAGAACCACGTATCTTGCAGGCGACAAAACGTTTGGTAAATGAGTCGGATGTAGTACCCGTCTTGCTTGGAAACCCGGATCGTATTAAGATTTACCTTGACATTGAAGGGATTACAGAAGGTTTTGAAATTATTGACCCAGCTCATTATGATAGATATGATGAGATGGTAGCTGCTTTGGTAGAGCGCCGTAAAGGTAAGGTATCAGAAGAGCAGGCACATGAGTTGTTGAAAGATGTTAACTACTTTGGTGTTATGTTGGTATATATGGGCGTAGTAGAAGGTATGGTATCTGGTGCGATTCATTCAACCGCTTCAACAGTTCGTCCAGCTCTTCAAATCATTAAAACAGAGCCAGGTGTATCGAAAACATCAGGTGCCTTCTTGATGGTAAAAGGTGAAGAGCGTTATATTTTTGGTGACTGTGCTATCAACATTGATCCAGATGCTCAAACCTTGGCAGAAATCGCTATCAACTCAGCACGTACTGCTAAAATGTTTGGTATTGATCCAAAAGTTGCAATGCTCAGCTATTCAACAAAAGGTTCTGGCTCAGGTCCTAAAGTTGATAAGGTGGTTGAAGCAACTAAAATTGCTCAAAAATTGCGTCCTGAGTTGGATTTGGACGGTGAATTGCAATTTGATGCTGCCTTTGTCCCTGCTACAGGTAAATTAAAAGCACCAGGTTCGAGTGTTGCTGGTCAAGCGACTGTATTTATCTTCCCAGGTATTTCAGCTGGTAATATTGGTTATAAAATTGCCGAACGTATGGGTGGATTTGCAGCGGTAGGTCCTGTTTTACAAGGTTTGAATCAGCCTGTAAACGACTTGTCTCGTGGTTGTAACCCTGATGATGTTTACAACTTGACCTTGATTACTGCGGTTCAGGCTTTGGAGCACCGTTAATATGAAATTTTTATCACGATATTTTAAGGACTATATTAAGGAATCCATATTAGGTCCAGTTTTCAAACTATTGGAAGCTTGTTTTGAGCTTTTGGTACCATTAATTATCGCCTATATCGTTGATACAATTATTCCAAATGGCAGCCAGGGAAACCTGGTTGCTATGCTTTTTTTACTGGTTGGTCTAGCATGTATTGGAATTATTGTTTCACTAATAGCGCAATATTATTCAGCTAAAGCAGCGGTTGGAGTGACTAAAGAGCTGACGAATGACTTGTATCAGAAGGTTCTTTCCCTTCCCAAGTCTAGCCGAGATATTCTTTCCTCATCCAGCTTGCTGACAC
This region of Streptococcus suis genomic DNA includes:
- a CDS encoding redox-sensing transcriptional repressor Rex, with translation MKNDKKSDIPRATAKRLSLYYRIFKRFYAGNIEKASSKEIAEAIGIDSATVRRDFSYFGELGRRGFGYNVKELMDFFADILNDTSITNVMLVGVGNMGRALLHYRFHERNKMKIVMAFEADDNPAVGTTDENIPIHAISEIKERISEANSQTAILTVPSVKAQEVTDILVEAGVKGILSFSPVNLSVPKDVVVQYVDLTSELQTLLYFMRKG
- a CDS encoding DUF4649 family protein, with product MIEIHYLDAYKQERIQTFENKDAAILAFSGCLTLPDYYPVTSITQDGQALDYKGTIGDLYRYLQTLD
- a CDS encoding DUF1831 domain-containing protein, which codes for MAFQQSVTLKDCNFTYHISPAIKKYTLRDNTFEQSKAGHYQLTRLLEEIPNSNQGFLLKIIINQDLTGFKINITDKSGLHLVNIFKPESNKVIQEKFYFLMDSLIDRDIFTKEG
- a CDS encoding cysteine desulfurase family protein, which produces MIYLDNAATTALSPAALQRMIEVAQENYGNPSSIHQSGRKANQSLRQSRQEIAQILSASPEQIIFTSGGSEADTLAIQGYALAHQSKGKHLITTAIEHHAVLHTMQYLEERFGFEVTYIQPVDQVITAQQIQDALRPDTILVSVMFANNETGQLLPIKEIGKLLADHQAVFHVDAVQAIGKIAISPSDYGIDFLAASAHKFHGPKGMGFLYSKVHKFDSLIHGGKQEQQHRAGTENLPAIAAMATALTEQYESLDTHHKHVSELRQHIIKGLSGLDYYLNQAGPHLPHVLNIGFPGKLNEQLLMQLDLAGIAVSSGSACTAGVVQNSHVLEAMYGKDSHRLKESIRISLSEINTKEEIDTLIIELKKILGG
- a CDS encoding ribose-phosphate diphosphokinase codes for the protein MVQPLGEHNIKLFSLNSNRDIAEKIADSAGIPLGKLSSRQFSDGEIQINIEESVRGVDVYIIQSTSYPVNNHLWELLIMIDACKRASANTITAVIPYFGYARQDRTASPREPITAKLVANMLVKAGVDRVLTLDLHASQIQGFFDIPVDNLLTEPLFAAYYMEKGLCGEDVVIVSPKNSGIKRARNIAEFLNAPIAIIDYAQDDSERSEGYIIGDVAGKKAILVDDILNTGRTFSQASKIVQEGGATEIYAVASHGLFAGTAAQLLDEAPIKEILVTDSVASKEQHPKNIAFLTASDLIADAIHRIQEHQPLSPLFKFTSPEKEN
- a CDS encoding CYTH domain-containing protein, which produces MKNHLEIEYKTLLTKSEYKRLLTDFSDVSPILQTNHYIDTPDLDMKNHRFSLRIRTFEDSAELTLKIPQEVGNQEYNQVLDIQTAHDLLENFQLPAGQISDIISATEIPLDKLAVWGSLTTKRYEKQTSIGLMALDENDYVGQKDYELEVEVTDADAGKILFDEFLKKKSIQFKYASSKVARTAAYMK
- a CDS encoding GTP pyrophosphokinase family protein; translation: MDFNWEEFLDPYIQTVGELKIKLRGIRKQYRKANRHSPIEFVTGRVKPIESIKEKMALRHIKLENLAQDMQDIAGLRIMVQFVDDIEEVLAILRKRKDMQIVHERDYINNMKASGYRSYHVVIEYPVDTINGNETVLAEIQIRTLSMNFWATIEHSLNYKYKGNFPEEIKKRLEVTAKIAYELDEEMRKIRNDIQEAQALFDPAYRKLNDGVGNSDDTDEEYR
- a CDS encoding NAD kinase, with translation MKNTGRKKIALLASRNPKSEAVSKELWTKLKEANFILTPKNPDIVISIGGDGMLLSAFHKYEKLIDRVRFVGIHTGHLGFYTDYRDFEVDKLIENLKLDTGARVSYPILNVKVKMTDGRIVEARALNEATVKRLSKTMVADIIINNVPFERFRGDGISVSTPTGSTAYNKSLGGAVLHPTIEALQIAEVASLNNRVYRTLGSSVVVPKKDKIVIEPKHSDRYSIAVDNKTFVYDSIESIEYQIDNSKIHFVATPSHTSFWNRVKDAFIGEVE
- a CDS encoding RluA family pseudouridine synthase; its protein translation is MRFEFIADQHTKIKTFLKKHGVSKGLLAKIKYTGGNIWVNDIEQNATYLLDIGDRVTIDIPAEEDLTGSLKPIFFPLDIVYEDDHFLAINKPVGYASIPSALHSSTIANFVKGYLIEQNYENKQVHIVTRLDRDTSGVMLFAKHGYAHARLDKQLQAKLIHKRYYALVKGNGQLEETGDIIAPIGRPEDSIITRCVTKNGKYAHTSYRVVQSWGDIHLVDIQLHTGRTHQIRVHFSHIGFPLLGDDMYGGSLECGIERQALHCHNLAFDNPFSAERIDLEAPLPEDFQAVINQLISK
- the pta gene encoding phosphate acetyltransferase; translated protein: MKIFEQLATKLEGKKVRIVLPEGEEPRILQATKRLVNESDVVPVLLGNPDRIKIYLDIEGITEGFEIIDPAHYDRYDEMVAALVERRKGKVSEEQAHELLKDVNYFGVMLVYMGVVEGMVSGAIHSTASTVRPALQIIKTEPGVSKTSGAFLMVKGEERYIFGDCAINIDPDAQTLAEIAINSARTAKMFGIDPKVAMLSYSTKGSGSGPKVDKVVEATKIAQKLRPELDLDGELQFDAAFVPATGKLKAPGSSVAGQATVFIFPGISAGNIGYKIAERMGGFAAVGPVLQGLNQPVNDLSRGCNPDDVYNLTLITAVQALEHR